Proteins encoded in a region of the Burkholderia ubonensis subsp. mesacidophila genome:
- the pstB gene encoding phosphate ABC transporter ATP-binding protein PstB — MNMAESHLNPIERVAAPAGTHGAADGRPLEPLNAKIEVNNLNFFYNKFHALKNINLRIPEGKVTAFIGPSGCGKSTLLRTFNKMYALYPEQRAEGEILMDGENLLTTKRDISLLRARIGMVFQKPTPFPMSIYDNIAFGVKMFEKLTRSEMDDRVEWALTKAALWNEVKDKLGQSGYGLSGGQQQRLCIARGIAIRPEVLLLDEPCSALDPISTGRIEELIAELKSDYTVVIVTHNMQQAARCSDYTAYMYLGELIEFGETEKIFIKPVRKETEDYITGRFG, encoded by the coding sequence ATGAATATGGCAGAAAGCCACCTGAATCCCATCGAACGTGTCGCCGCGCCTGCCGGTACGCATGGCGCGGCGGACGGCCGTCCGCTCGAGCCGCTGAACGCGAAGATCGAGGTCAACAACCTCAACTTCTTCTACAACAAGTTTCACGCGCTGAAGAACATCAACCTGCGCATTCCCGAAGGGAAGGTGACGGCGTTCATCGGCCCGTCGGGCTGCGGCAAGTCGACGCTCCTGCGCACGTTCAACAAGATGTACGCGCTCTATCCGGAGCAGCGCGCCGAAGGCGAGATCCTGATGGACGGCGAGAACCTGCTGACCACCAAGCGCGACATCTCGCTCTTGCGCGCGCGGATCGGCATGGTGTTCCAGAAGCCGACGCCGTTCCCGATGTCGATTTATGACAACATTGCGTTCGGCGTGAAAATGTTCGAGAAGCTCACGCGCTCGGAAATGGACGACCGCGTCGAGTGGGCGCTGACGAAGGCCGCGCTGTGGAACGAAGTGAAGGACAAGCTGGGTCAAAGCGGCTACGGCCTGTCCGGCGGCCAGCAGCAGCGTCTGTGCATCGCGCGCGGCATCGCGATCCGTCCGGAAGTGCTGCTGCTCGACGAGCCGTGCTCGGCGCTCGACCCGATCTCGACGGGCCGCATCGAAGAGCTGATCGCGGAGCTGAAGAGCGACTACACGGTCGTGATCGTCACGCACAACATGCAGCAGGCGGCGCGCTGCTCGGACTACACGGCCTACATGTACCTGGGCGAGCTGATCGAATTCGGCGAGACCGAGAAGATCTTCATCAAGCCGGTACGCAAGGAAACGGAAGACTACATCACCGGCCGCTTCGGTTGA
- the pstC gene encoding phosphate ABC transporter permease PstC, producing the protein MSDIPYVSSRSAGNAQQHAPGRLGDILFGGLARLAAIVTLLLLGGIIVSLIIASMPTIQKFGLGFLWQSEWDPNSDVYGALVPIYGTIVTSVIALVIAVPVSFGIALFLTELSPVWLRRPLGIAIELLAAIPSIVYGMWGLLVFAPIFATYFQKPIGRLFDGVPVLGALFAGPPIGIGILAAGVILAIMIIPYIASVMRDVFEVTPVLLKESAYGIGCTTWEVMWKIVLPYTKTGVIGGVMLGLGRALGETMAVTFVIGNTNLLDNVSLFSPGNSITSALANEFAEASPGLHTSALMELGLILFVITFIVLAISKLLLLRLEKGEGKK; encoded by the coding sequence ATGTCTGATATTCCATACGTGTCCTCCCGGTCCGCCGGCAACGCGCAGCAACACGCGCCCGGCCGCCTCGGCGACATCCTGTTCGGCGGCCTCGCCCGGCTCGCCGCGATCGTCACCCTGCTGCTCCTCGGTGGCATCATCGTTTCACTGATCATTGCGTCGATGCCGACCATCCAGAAGTTTGGCCTCGGCTTCCTGTGGCAGTCCGAATGGGATCCCAATTCGGATGTCTACGGCGCGCTCGTGCCGATCTACGGCACCATCGTGACGTCGGTCATCGCGCTGGTGATCGCGGTGCCGGTCAGCTTCGGCATCGCGCTGTTCCTCACCGAGCTGTCGCCCGTCTGGCTGCGCCGCCCGCTCGGCATCGCCATCGAACTGCTCGCCGCGATCCCGTCGATCGTCTACGGGATGTGGGGGCTGCTCGTGTTCGCGCCGATCTTCGCCACCTATTTCCAGAAGCCGATCGGCCGCCTGTTCGACGGCGTGCCGGTGCTCGGCGCGCTGTTCGCCGGCCCGCCGATCGGCATCGGCATTCTCGCCGCCGGCGTGATCCTCGCGATCATGATCATCCCGTACATCGCGTCGGTGATGCGCGACGTGTTCGAGGTCACGCCCGTGCTGCTGAAGGAATCGGCCTACGGGATCGGCTGCACGACCTGGGAAGTGATGTGGAAGATCGTGCTGCCCTATACGAAGACCGGCGTGATCGGCGGCGTGATGCTCGGCCTCGGCCGCGCGCTCGGCGAAACGATGGCCGTGACGTTCGTGATCGGCAACACGAACCTGCTCGACAACGTGTCGCTGTTCTCGCCCGGCAACAGCATCACGTCGGCGCTCGCGAACGAGTTCGCCGAAGCGTCGCCCGGCCTGCATACGTCCGCGCTGATGGAACTGGGCCTGATCCTGTTCGTGATCACCTTCATCGTGCTGGCCATCTCCAAACTGCTGCTGCTGCGTCTCGAGAAAGGAGAGGGCAAGAAATGA
- the folP gene encoding dihydropteroate synthase gives MLVSDPASPTFIPAPLRCGRFTLTFERPLVMGILNATPDSFSDGGRFLAHDDALRQAERMLADGADILDIGGESTRPGAPPVPLDEELARVIPLVEALRPLNVPLSIDTYKPAVMRAALAAGADLINDIWGFRQAGAIDAVRDGDCGLCAMHMLGEPRTMQVHEPDYRDVVADVRDFLAERAQALMDAGVAAERICVDPGFGFGKAVIEHNYALLAALPDTTPARPDGRPYPILAGMSRKSMLGAVIGGKPPSERVTASVAAALCAVERGAAIVRVHDVAETVDALKIWNAVRGAARQR, from the coding sequence TTGCTCGTGTCCGATCCAGCATCCCCCACATTCATTCCGGCGCCGCTCCGGTGCGGCCGCTTCACGCTGACGTTCGAACGCCCGCTCGTGATGGGCATCCTCAACGCGACGCCCGACTCGTTCTCCGACGGCGGCCGCTTCCTCGCCCATGACGATGCGCTGCGCCAGGCCGAGCGGATGCTTGCCGACGGCGCCGACATCCTCGACATCGGCGGCGAATCGACCCGCCCGGGCGCGCCGCCGGTGCCGCTCGACGAGGAGCTCGCGCGCGTGATTCCGCTGGTCGAGGCCTTGCGTCCGCTGAACGTGCCGTTGTCGATCGATACCTACAAGCCAGCCGTGATGCGCGCGGCGCTGGCCGCCGGCGCGGACCTGATCAACGACATCTGGGGCTTTCGCCAGGCCGGCGCGATCGACGCGGTGCGCGACGGCGACTGCGGCCTGTGTGCGATGCACATGCTCGGCGAGCCGCGGACGATGCAGGTGCACGAGCCCGACTATCGCGACGTGGTCGCCGACGTGCGCGATTTCCTCGCCGAGCGTGCGCAAGCATTGATGGACGCCGGCGTCGCGGCGGAACGCATCTGTGTCGACCCCGGTTTCGGGTTCGGCAAGGCGGTGATCGAACACAACTATGCGCTGCTCGCCGCGCTGCCCGATACGACGCCCGCGCGGCCCGACGGCCGGCCTTACCCGATTCTCGCGGGGATGTCGCGCAAGTCGATGCTCGGCGCGGTGATCGGCGGCAAGCCGCCGAGCGAGCGCGTCACGGCGAGCGTCGCGGCTGCGCTGTGCGCAGTGGAGCGGGGCGCCGCGATCGTGCGGGTGCACGACGTCGCGGAAACGGTCGACGCGCTGAAGATCTGGAATGCCGTGCGCGGGGCCGCGCGGCAGCGATAA
- the pstA gene encoding phosphate ABC transporter permease PstA yields the protein MSEPVLNFPGPDGAVLDAMRSRLQRKRKIVNAIALTASLGAMVFGLMWLVWILYTTLRLGIGGLSLQMFTESTPPPNTEGGGLANAIVGSLLLVGFGTLVGTPIGILAGVYLAEYGKKNPLASTIRFINDILLSAPSIVVGLFVYALVVAKSGRFSGWAGVIALALLQIPIVIRTTENMLKLVPNALREAAFALGTPKWRMILKITLRASVGGIITGVLLAVARIAGETAPLLFTALSNQFFSWDMSQPMANLPVTIFKFAMSPFAEWQSLAWAGVFLITLGVLGLNILARSIFSKQ from the coding sequence ATGAGCGAGCCTGTACTGAACTTCCCCGGCCCGGACGGCGCCGTGCTCGACGCGATGCGCAGCCGGCTCCAGCGCAAGCGCAAGATCGTCAATGCGATCGCGCTCACCGCGTCGCTCGGCGCGATGGTGTTCGGCCTGATGTGGCTCGTGTGGATCCTCTACACGACGCTGCGCCTCGGCATCGGCGGCCTGTCGCTGCAGATGTTCACCGAATCGACCCCGCCGCCGAACACCGAGGGCGGCGGTCTCGCGAACGCGATCGTCGGCAGCCTGCTGCTGGTCGGTTTCGGCACGCTGGTCGGCACGCCGATCGGCATCCTGGCGGGCGTCTACCTCGCCGAATACGGCAAGAAGAACCCGCTCGCGAGCACGATCCGCTTCATCAACGACATCCTGCTGTCGGCGCCGTCGATCGTCGTGGGCCTGTTCGTCTATGCGCTCGTCGTCGCGAAATCGGGCCGCTTCTCCGGCTGGGCCGGCGTGATCGCGCTCGCGCTGCTGCAGATCCCGATCGTGATCCGCACGACCGAGAACATGCTGAAGCTCGTGCCGAACGCGCTGCGTGAAGCGGCCTTCGCGCTCGGCACGCCGAAGTGGCGGATGATCCTGAAGATCACGCTGCGCGCGTCGGTGGGCGGCATCATCACCGGCGTGCTGCTCGCGGTCGCGCGGATCGCCGGCGAAACGGCGCCGCTGCTGTTCACCGCGCTGTCGAACCAGTTCTTCTCGTGGGACATGAGCCAGCCGATGGCGAACCTGCCCGTCACGATCTTCAAGTTCGCGATGAGCCCGTTCGCGGAATGGCAGTCGCTCGCGTGGGCGGGCGTGTTCCTGATTACGCTCGGCGTGCTCGGACTCAACATCCTCGCGCGCTCGATCTTCTCGAAACAGTAA
- the glmM gene encoding phosphoglucosamine mutase yields the protein MGRRYFGTDGIRGTVGEAPITPDFVLRLGYAAGKVLAGSADVAAGARPTVLIGKDTRVSGYMLEAALEAGFSAAGVDVMLAGPMPTPGVAYLTRALRLSAGVVISASHNPYHDNGIKFFSADGNKLPDETEAAIGAWLGKPLECAPSDGLGKARRLDDAAGRYIEFCKSTFPAAFDLRGMKLVVDCAHGAAYQVAPHVFHELGADVIPIGVAPNGFNINDGVGATAPDALVRAVRANHADLGIALDGDADRLQVVDATGRLFNGDELLYVLVKDRIATNGQVEGAVGTLMTNLAVEVALKREGVQFVRAAVGDRYVLEQLREHGWQLGAEGSGHILSLDRHTTGDGIVSALLVLAALKRSGRTLAQMLEGVTLFPQKLINVRMKPGADWKGNASIRAAIEAAEQALAGSGRVLIRASGTEPVLRVMVEAEQAADASRHAEAIADAVRAATA from the coding sequence ATGGGACGTCGATACTTCGGTACGGACGGCATCCGCGGCACCGTCGGCGAAGCGCCGATCACGCCCGATTTCGTATTGCGGCTCGGCTATGCGGCGGGCAAGGTGCTGGCCGGCTCGGCTGACGTCGCAGCGGGTGCGCGCCCGACCGTGCTGATCGGCAAGGACACGCGCGTGTCGGGCTACATGCTCGAGGCGGCGCTGGAGGCGGGGTTCTCCGCGGCCGGCGTCGACGTGATGCTGGCCGGCCCGATGCCGACGCCGGGCGTCGCGTACCTGACGCGCGCGCTGCGCCTGTCGGCGGGCGTCGTGATCAGCGCGTCGCACAATCCGTATCACGACAACGGCATCAAGTTCTTCTCGGCGGACGGCAACAAGCTGCCCGACGAAACCGAAGCCGCGATCGGGGCGTGGCTCGGCAAGCCGCTCGAGTGCGCGCCGTCGGACGGGCTCGGCAAGGCGCGCCGCCTCGACGACGCGGCCGGCCGCTACATCGAGTTCTGCAAGAGCACGTTCCCGGCGGCATTCGACCTGCGCGGGATGAAGCTCGTCGTCGACTGCGCGCACGGCGCCGCGTACCAGGTCGCGCCGCACGTGTTCCACGAACTGGGTGCGGACGTGATCCCGATCGGCGTCGCGCCGAACGGCTTCAACATCAACGACGGCGTCGGCGCGACCGCGCCCGATGCGCTGGTGCGCGCGGTGCGGGCGAATCATGCCGACCTCGGCATCGCGCTCGACGGCGACGCGGACCGCCTGCAGGTCGTCGACGCGACCGGGCGGCTGTTCAACGGCGACGAACTGCTGTACGTGCTGGTCAAGGACCGAATCGCGACTAACGGTCAAGTCGAAGGGGCGGTGGGAACGCTGATGACGAATCTCGCCGTCGAAGTCGCGTTGAAACGCGAGGGCGTGCAGTTCGTGCGCGCGGCGGTCGGCGACCGCTACGTGCTCGAGCAGCTGCGCGAGCACGGCTGGCAGCTCGGCGCGGAAGGGTCGGGTCACATCCTGTCGCTCGACCGCCATACGACCGGCGACGGTATCGTCTCGGCGCTGCTGGTGCTCGCGGCGCTGAAGCGCAGCGGCCGCACGCTCGCGCAGATGCTCGAAGGCGTCACGCTGTTCCCGCAGAAGCTGATCAACGTGCGGATGAAGCCCGGCGCGGACTGGAAGGGCAATGCGTCGATCCGCGCCGCGATCGAGGCCGCGGAACAGGCGCTGGCCGGCAGCGGCCGCGTACTGATCCGCGCATCGGGCACCGAGCCCGTGCTGCGCGTGATGGTCGAGGCCGAGCAGGCGGCGGACGCGAGTCGTCACGCCGAGGCGATCGCCGACGCGGTGCGCGCCGCGACCGCCTGA
- the pstS gene encoding phosphate ABC transporter substrate-binding protein PstS, with the protein MKLMQTAIAGLAGALFAVAAHAADITGAGSTFAMPIYTKWAADYQQAGGAKINYQGIGSSGGLKQINAKTVDFAGSDAPLKDDELAKDGLFQFPTVVGGVVPVINVPGVKAGELTLSGPVLGDIYLGKIKKWNDPAIAALNPKVKLPDTDIAVVRRADGSGTSFIWTNYLSKVNDEWKSKVGEGTTVNWPTGTGGKGNDGVAAFVQRLPGAIGYVEWAYAKKNSMVYTALKNSTGTVVEPKTETFKAAAAGANWSKSFYQILTNQPGKEAWPVVGATFVLLHAKQDKPEQGAETLKFFGWAFKNGEKAADSLDYISLPPAVEAEIRKQWKTKVTDAAGKPVATE; encoded by the coding sequence ATGAAATTGATGCAAACCGCGATTGCCGGCCTGGCTGGCGCACTCTTCGCTGTTGCTGCGCACGCTGCCGACATCACGGGCGCAGGCAGCACGTTCGCGATGCCGATCTACACGAAATGGGCTGCCGATTACCAGCAGGCCGGCGGCGCGAAGATCAACTACCAGGGCATCGGCTCGTCGGGCGGCCTGAAGCAGATCAATGCGAAGACGGTCGATTTTGCCGGTTCGGACGCACCGCTGAAGGACGACGAGCTCGCGAAGGACGGCCTGTTCCAGTTCCCGACGGTGGTCGGCGGCGTGGTGCCGGTCATCAACGTGCCGGGCGTGAAGGCAGGTGAACTGACGCTGTCGGGCCCGGTGCTCGGCGACATCTACCTCGGCAAGATCAAGAAGTGGAACGACCCGGCGATCGCCGCGCTGAACCCGAAGGTCAAGCTGCCGGATACCGACATTGCGGTCGTGCGCCGTGCGGACGGCTCGGGCACGAGCTTCATCTGGACGAACTACCTGTCGAAGGTCAACGACGAGTGGAAGTCGAAGGTCGGCGAAGGCACGACGGTCAACTGGCCGACGGGCACGGGCGGCAAGGGCAACGACGGCGTCGCGGCATTCGTGCAGCGTCTGCCGGGCGCGATCGGCTACGTCGAATGGGCGTACGCGAAGAAGAACAGCATGGTCTACACCGCGCTGAAGAATTCGACGGGCACGGTGGTCGAGCCGAAGACGGAAACCTTCAAGGCCGCTGCTGCCGGCGCGAACTGGTCGAAGTCGTTCTACCAGATCCTGACGAACCAGCCGGGCAAGGAAGCATGGCCGGTCGTCGGCGCGACGTTCGTGCTGCTGCACGCGAAGCAGGACAAGCCGGAGCAGGGCGCGGAAACGCTGAAGTTCTTCGGCTGGGCGTTCAAGAACGGCGAGAAGGCGGCTGACAGCCTCGACTACATCTCGCTGCCGCCGGCGGTCGAAGCGGAAATCCGCAAGCAGTGGAAGACCAAGGTGACGGACGCGGCGGGCAAGCCGGTCGCCACGGAGTAA